The following nucleotide sequence is from Coffea eugenioides isolate CCC68of chromosome 3, Ceug_1.0, whole genome shotgun sequence.
TTTGGGAATGCCCCAACCCGTTATTTGTATGACTTTTATCCGGTGATATATGTTAAGTGTTTTACTTACTTCTCCTCCATTCCATATCGATTTTATTTACTCAGGAAATATTAATAAGCCTAAATAAATAATCCAACGCCTAATCGTTTGATCCCTCCATAATAGGCATAACTTAGACTATGGATCGCCAAGTGGTAGGAAGGGGCCGCGGAAGACCCACTAGACAACACCCGGAAGCGGGTAGAGATAGAGAGCCCGAGGTCAACCCAGACCAAAGGCAAGAGGGTGGGGCCAGAGACGGAGTGGCCACCTCTATCAATCGTATCACTGACGTCCTAGAGCGCTTGATTGAACACCAAGCTGCTGGACCAGTGCGCCATCCAGGAGGCCCAGCCGATTCTAACGACCGGGCACTGGAGAGGTTTCTAAAGTTCGGACCTCCTAAGTTCTACGGAGGACCTGAACCTGAGATAGCTGAGGGATGGTGGGAGAGAATCTCCGACATCTTCGCAGCCCTGAACTATACGGAAGAGCGGCAGGTAACTTTTGCcgcattccagtttgagggagctgctcgcTCCTGGTGGAATCTGGTGAGAACTAACTGGGACATGAATCGTACTccaaggacttgggcgaacttcacaagggagttcaatgccaaattccTCCCACCGCTcatccaagaaaagagggaggatgattTCATAAAATGTAAGCAGGGGGCGATGAGCGTCGCCGAGTACGAAGTCCAGTTTACCAAACTATCTCGATTTGCTCCTGAACTGGTAGTCACGGAGCAAAGGAGAGTCAGAAGGTTTGTACAGGGTTTGAATGTGGAACTACAGGAAAGTTTAGCTGCTATAAGGATAGATACCTTTGCTGAGGCTGTTGAAAGAGTGCAGCGAGTAGAAGTAACCAGAGCTCAGGTGAAGTCTTTTCAGTCCAAGAAAAGATTTGCTCCTAGCAGTAGTCGGGAGCCGACTTTTGGAAATGCTCCACCGGCCA
It contains:
- the LOC113766385 gene encoding uncharacterized protein LOC113766385 — protein: MDRQVVGRGRGRPTRQHPEAGRDREPEVNPDQRQEGGARDGVATSINRITDVLERLIEHQAAGPVRHPGGPADSNDRALERFLKFGPPKFYGGPEPEIAEGWWERISDIFAALNYTEERQVTFAAFQFEGAARSWWNLVRTNWDMNRTPRTWANFTREFNAKFLPPLIQEKREDDFIKCKQGAMSVAEYEVQFTKLSRFAPELVVTEQRRVRRFVQGLNVELQESLAAIRIDTFAEAVERVQRVEVTRAQVKSFQSKKRFAPSSSREPTFGNAPPAKVGRGTSGVNSSGAPRGAQARENGARSAGGRNNGARGGPIGRGQPRNRPQGGRAIVPQATCAYCKKPGHPMDSCWKKQGRCLRCGSSEHQISGCPKMQEGTPQNARPNNSGGSRPTVPARVYALGDQPVPDSSEVVEGTLPIFHRLAKVLIDPGATHSFVNPSFMFGIDVQPVRLPFDLEVRTPMGNKNVITSLAYKNCEFWIGERKMLVDLISLDIKGYDVIIGMDFLGHHHAKLDCRAKVVEFCIPGEATLRLDVKGRLASSAMISGI